Proteins encoded by one window of Centroberyx gerrardi isolate f3 chromosome 21, fCenGer3.hap1.cur.20231027, whole genome shotgun sequence:
- the lig4 gene encoding DNA ligase 4, with product MEGTSKSDAADQTSVAAQVPFLHLCTTLEKIQKSKLRPDKSKILGDFIESWRKFHTALHKDNPKTTDSFYPAMRLIVPPFERERMAYGIKESMLAKLYIDVLGLPKNGPEANKLLNYRAPTTSQGEAGDFAGMAYFVLKKRCTSQGSLTIKEVNDFLDSVAINNAGKQKDLVKKSLLHLITQSSALEQKWLIRMILKDMKLGISKETVLQVFHPDSADLYNVTTDLNKVCQQLHNLSVSLSDVSIGLFSAFKPMLAAVANIRQVEKQMGNSTFFIETKLDGERIQLHKDGDVYKYFTRNSFEYTQQFGASPLEGSLTPYIHNVFKPHVVNCILDGEMMAYNPTTETFMQKGSKFDIKRLMDDSELQTCFCVFDVLLVNDQKFGKETLKKRDENLQTVFTPVKGRMHVVPKTEAKTMQEVVNALNEAIDNREEGIMVKDPLSIYKPDKRGEGWLKIKPEYVDGLMDELDLLIVGGYWGKGRRGGMMSHFLCAVAEAPKPDEKPSVFHTVCRIGSGYTMKELYDLGLKLAKHWKVYRKNDPPASILCGTEKPEVYIEPCNSVIIQVKAAEIVGSDMYKTNCTLRFPRIEKIRDDKEWHQCMTLAELDQFRSKASGKLASRHLRIDDDEPEKKKRKMPAKPKKAVGIVNHFKPQDLSGVKKETDMFEDVEFCILNGSEDHPKAELEKGVARCGGIVVQNPGRDTYCVIAGVENMRVKNLISSDQHDVVWAAWLRECLDRKEVVPWQPRHMIHMSPSTREHFAKEYDSYGDSYFVDTDERQLREVFGRIGGADVSSAANVGKVEERYGWEDLPTSMFRPFKAYMDCYADIGDLETAVPATCLDTRTLEFRYHGGTVVQKLEEGVSHVVITEETRLLDLRALRRVFRKKFKIVRDLWVTHSIKAGYLMDDSDYLV from the exons ATGGAGGGAACATCCAAAAGCGATGCTGCTGATCAGACCTCTGTTGCTGCTCAGGTTCCCTTCCTTCACCTGTGCACCACGTTAGAAAAAATCCAGAAGTCTAAACTCCGTCCAGATAAATCCAAGATCCTCGGGGATTTCATTGAGTCATGGAGGAAGTTTCATACTGCCCTCCACAAAGACAACCCCAAAACAACGGACTCTTTCTACCCAGCCATGCGCCTCATAGTTCCTCCTTTTGAACGAGAGCGGATGGCCTATGGCATCAAAGAGAGCATGTTAGCTAAACTCTACATAGATGTACTAGGCCTCCCAAAGAATGGCCCAGAGGCCAACAAACTGCTGAACTACCGGGCTCCGACCACATCCCAAGGGGAAGCTGGAGACTTCGCTGGCATGGCTTACTTTGTGCTGAAGAAACGGTGCACCAGCCAAGGAAGCCTCACCATCAAAGAGGTCAATGACTTTCTTGACTCGGTGGCCATCAACAATGCCGGCAAGCAGAAGGATCTCGTGAAGAAGAGCCTCCTGCACCTCATCACCCAGAGCTCGGCCCTGGAGCAGAAGTGGCTCATCCGGATGATTCTGAAGGACATGAAGCTCGGAATCAGCAAGGAAACGGTTCTCCAGGTCTTCCACCCAGATTCCGCTGATCTCTACAACGTCACCACAGACCTGAACAAGGTGTGCCAGCAGCTCCACAACCTCTCTGTGTCCCTCAGTGACGTCTCCATCGGCCTCTTCTCTGCCTTCAAGCCTATGTTGGCAGCCGTGGCTAACATCCGGCAAGTGGAGAAACAGATGGGCAACAGCACGTTCTTTATCGAGACCAAGCTGGATGGCGAGCGCATACAGCTGCATAAAGATGGAGATGTGTACAAGTATTTTACCCGAAACTCTTTTGAATACACGCAGCAGTTTGGGGCATCGCCACTTGAGGGCTCACTGACGCCTTACATCCACAACGTTTTCAAACCCCATGTTGTGAATTGTATCCTTGATGGCGAGATGATGGCGTACAACCCCACCACAGAGACCTTCATGCAGAAAGGGAGCAAGTTCGACATCAAGAGGCTGATGGATGACTCTGAGTTACAGACGTGCTTCTGCGTGTTTGACGTGTTGTTGGTGAACGACCAGAAGTTTGGCAAGGAGACGCTGAAGAAGCGCGACGAAAACCTCCAGACGGTCTTCACTCCCGTCAAGGGAAGGATGCACGTGGTGCCGAAGACCGAAGCCAAAACCATGCAGGAAGTGGTGAATGCCCTCAATGAAGCCATAgacaacagagaggaggggatcATGGTGAAGGATCCTTTGTCTATCTACAAACCTGACAAGCGGGGTGAAGGATGGCTGAAAATAAAGCCGGAATATGTGGATGGTTTAATGGATGAGCTTGACCTGCTGATCGTTGGCGGCTATTGGGGGAAAGGAAGACGAGGTGGTATGATGTCCCATTTCCTATGTGCCGTTGCCGAAGCTCCAAAACCGGATGAGAAGCCCTCAGTCTTCCACACCGTCTGCCGAATTGGCTCGGGCTACACCATGAAGGAATTGTATGATTTGGGTTTAAAGCTAGCCAAGCACTGGAAAGTCTACCGGAAAAATGACCCACCAGCGTCCATCCTGTGTGGGACAGAGAAACCAGAGGTCTACATCGAACCCTGCAACTCAGTCATCATCCAGGTCAAGGCAGCTGAAATAGTAGGGAGCGACATGTATAAAACCAACTGCACCCTGCGCTTCCCCAGGATCGAGAAGATCCGCGACGACAAGGAGTGGCACCAGTGCATGACTCTGGCAGAGCTGGATCAGTTCCGCAGCAAGGCGTCCGGGAAGCTTGCCTCGCGACACCTTCGCATCGACGACGACGAACCGGAAAAGAAGAAGCGCAAGATGCCGGCCAAACCCAAGAAGGCGGTGGGGATCGTCAACCACTTCAAGCCCCAGGACCTCTCTGGGGTTAAAAAGGAGACGGATATGTTTGAGGATGTGGAGTTCTGCATCCTGAACGGCAGCGAGGATCACCCCAAGGCTGAGCTGGAAAAGGGCGTGGCCAG GTGTGGGGGTATCGTGGTCCAAAACCCAGGCCGGGACACCTACTGCGTCATCGCCGGCGTGGAGAACATGCGCGTGAAGAACCTGATCTCGTCCGACCAGCACGACGTGGTGTGGGCCGCCTGGCTGCGGGAGTGCCTGGACCGGAAGGAGGTGGTGCCGTGGCAGCCGCGCCACATGATCCACATGTCGCCCTCCACCAGGGAGCACTTCGCCAAGGAGTACGACAGCTACGGCGACAGCTACTTCGTGGACACGGACGAGCGGCAGCTGCGGGAGGTGTTCGGCAGGATCGGCGGCGCGGACGTGTCGTCGGCCGCGAACGTGGGCAAAGTGGAGGAGAGGTACGGCTGGGAggaccttcccaccagcatgtTCAGGCCCTTTAAGGCTTACATGGACTGCTACGCGGACATAGGAGACCTCGAAACCGCCGTACCCGCCACGTGTCTGGACACCAGGACGCTGGAGTTCCGCTACCACGGAGGCACCGTGGTCCAAAAGTTGGAGGAAGGTGTCTCCCACGTCGTTATCACAGAGGAAACCAGACTGCTGGATTTGAGGGCGCTGAGGCGTGTTTTCAGGAAAAAGTTTAAGATTGTTAGAGATTTGTGGGTGACGCATTCTATCAAAGCAGGGTATTTGATGGATGACAGTGACTACTTAGTGTAA